In the genome of Schistocerca gregaria isolate iqSchGreg1 chromosome 11, iqSchGreg1.2, whole genome shotgun sequence, one region contains:
- the LOC126295115 gene encoding uncharacterized protein LOC126295115 isoform X2, with amino-acid sequence MYDPKTGILLTAPLDRRRLRKDAIPSKLPGCPSYLSSHQTAVREDPEIRRGRLGKSALRVAIQESVDTHAKMIDAISFDSLEQMRTKLSECENHSDWVVINKSDSVSIVLLNHSPYPRIFCQVVISTDLLLSVFNNDIEVKCIGNMKFPMKVSNIQVVSDVLKNIYLLYNSSEAPVDNILSLIDQLLQNLLEKLPGNETKITFLKEQISVLKCRSSTQFRYDTNSMIMWSLVHAYKFLRNTDCFSMPSPNTLSRLCSKLSTNPIIEQQGHQFMSYITNKVCSLSSDDKTVLLLMDETHLKSHLDYKAGNVVVCAFNTEKILCATSAYVFMEGCGIYSASSYYLG; translated from the exons ATGTATGACCCGAAAACTGGTATACTCTTGACAGCACCGTTGGATCGTCGACGCTTGAGAAAAG atGCTATCCCATCGAAGTTGCCTGGCTGCCCATCTTACTTGTCGAGTCATCAAACTGCAGTACGAGAGGACCCAGAAATTCGTAGGGGGCGTTTAGGAAAAAGTGCTCTTCGAGTTGCTATCCAAGAAAGTGTGGACACACATGCGAAAATGATTGATGCAATATCGTTCGATAGTTTAGAACAAATGAGAACAAAGTTGAGTGAGTGTGAAAACCACAGTGACTGGGTAGTGATAAACAAATCTGACAGTGTGAGCATAGTGTTACTAAATCATAGTCCTTACCCAAGAATTTTTTGCCAAGTAGTTATAAGCACTGATTTATTACTCAGTGTCTTCAATAATGATATTGAAGTGAAATGTATTGGAAACATGAAATTTCCCATGAAAGTAAGTAACATACAGGTGGTAAGTGATGTTCTTAAGAACATTTATCTTCTGTATAATAGTTCTGAGGCTCCTGTGGATAACATTTTGTCTTTAATTGACCAGTTATTGCAAAATTTATTAGAGAAGTTGCCAGGAAACGAAACTAAAATTACATTTTTGAAGGAACAGATTTCAGTCTTGAAGTGCAGAAGTTCAACTCAATTTAGGTATGATACTAACTCCATGATAATGTGGTCATTAGTACATGCTTACAAATTTTTGAGGAACACTGACTGTTTTTCTATGCCTAGTCCTAACACCCTTTCAAGGCTTTGTAGTAAACTCTCAACAAATCCCATCATTGAGCAACAGGGTCATCAGTTTATGAGCTACATCACAAATAAAGTATGTAGTTTATCCTCAGATGATAAAACTGTGCTCCTGTTGATGGATGAAACTCATCTGAAGTCTCATCTTGATTACAAAGCTGGAAATGTTGTAGTATGTGCCTTTAACACTGAAAAAATTTTGTGTGCAACCAGCGCCTATGTTTTTATGGAAGGATGTGGTATCTATTCTGCCAGTTCATACTATTTAGGGTGA
- the LOC126295115 gene encoding uncharacterized protein LOC126295115 isoform X1 gives MPRSCCMPNCTGNYDNGPKVSVFYFPSDENLRRKCLSAVHRRDWTPSKNSVTCELHLNKDDIVSSTSMYDPKTGILLTAPLDRRRLRKDAIPSKLPGCPSYLSSHQTAVREDPEIRRGRLGKSALRVAIQESVDTHAKMIDAISFDSLEQMRTKLSECENHSDWVVINKSDSVSIVLLNHSPYPRIFCQVVISTDLLLSVFNNDIEVKCIGNMKFPMKVSNIQVVSDVLKNIYLLYNSSEAPVDNILSLIDQLLQNLLEKLPGNETKITFLKEQISVLKCRSSTQFRYDTNSMIMWSLVHAYKFLRNTDCFSMPSPNTLSRLCSKLSTNPIIEQQGHQFMSYITNKVCSLSSDDKTVLLLMDETHLKSHLDYKAGNVVVCAFNTEKILCATSAYVFMEGCGIYSASSYYLG, from the exons ATGCCCCGAAGCTGTTGTATGCCGAATTGCACGGGCAATTACGATAATGGACCTAAAgtcagtgtattttattttccatctgacgAGAATTTAAGACGGAAATGCTTATCGGCTGTTCACAGACGAGACTGGACACCGAGTAAGAACTCTGTT ACATGTGAACTGCATTTGAACAAGGACGATATTGTAAGCAGTACCAGCATGTATGACCCGAAAACTGGTATACTCTTGACAGCACCGTTGGATCGTCGACGCTTGAGAAAAG atGCTATCCCATCGAAGTTGCCTGGCTGCCCATCTTACTTGTCGAGTCATCAAACTGCAGTACGAGAGGACCCAGAAATTCGTAGGGGGCGTTTAGGAAAAAGTGCTCTTCGAGTTGCTATCCAAGAAAGTGTGGACACACATGCGAAAATGATTGATGCAATATCGTTCGATAGTTTAGAACAAATGAGAACAAAGTTGAGTGAGTGTGAAAACCACAGTGACTGGGTAGTGATAAACAAATCTGACAGTGTGAGCATAGTGTTACTAAATCATAGTCCTTACCCAAGAATTTTTTGCCAAGTAGTTATAAGCACTGATTTATTACTCAGTGTCTTCAATAATGATATTGAAGTGAAATGTATTGGAAACATGAAATTTCCCATGAAAGTAAGTAACATACAGGTGGTAAGTGATGTTCTTAAGAACATTTATCTTCTGTATAATAGTTCTGAGGCTCCTGTGGATAACATTTTGTCTTTAATTGACCAGTTATTGCAAAATTTATTAGAGAAGTTGCCAGGAAACGAAACTAAAATTACATTTTTGAAGGAACAGATTTCAGTCTTGAAGTGCAGAAGTTCAACTCAATTTAGGTATGATACTAACTCCATGATAATGTGGTCATTAGTACATGCTTACAAATTTTTGAGGAACACTGACTGTTTTTCTATGCCTAGTCCTAACACCCTTTCAAGGCTTTGTAGTAAACTCTCAACAAATCCCATCATTGAGCAACAGGGTCATCAGTTTATGAGCTACATCACAAATAAAGTATGTAGTTTATCCTCAGATGATAAAACTGTGCTCCTGTTGATGGATGAAACTCATCTGAAGTCTCATCTTGATTACAAAGCTGGAAATGTTGTAGTATGTGCCTTTAACACTGAAAAAATTTTGTGTGCAACCAGCGCCTATGTTTTTATGGAAGGATGTGGTATCTATTCTGCCAGTTCATACTATTTAGGGTGA